In Vibrio diazotrophicus, the following proteins share a genomic window:
- the mutT gene encoding 8-oxo-dGTP diphosphatase MutT produces the protein MKRIHIVAGIIFNQDKSQIFITKRPDNLHKGGFWEFPGGKVEEGESVEQAMTRELEEEIGIEVTEQYLFEHLEYDYPEKSLKFDFIVISNFNKEPYGKEGQEGLWVDIAELVNYQFPEANVPILERVIKEFS, from the coding sequence ATGAAACGAATTCATATCGTGGCGGGTATTATCTTCAATCAGGATAAATCGCAAATCTTTATCACTAAACGCCCAGACAATTTGCACAAAGGTGGTTTCTGGGAATTTCCGGGTGGCAAAGTTGAAGAAGGTGAAAGCGTTGAACAAGCGATGACTCGTGAGCTTGAAGAAGAAATTGGCATTGAAGTGACGGAGCAGTATCTGTTTGAGCATCTGGAATACGATTACCCAGAAAAATCACTGAAGTTTGACTTCATCGTCATCAGCAACTTCAACAAAGAACCATATGGCAAAGAAGGGCAAGAAGGACTTTGGGTAGACATTGCAGAACTCGTAAATTACCAGTTTCCAGAAGCCAATGTTCCAATCCTCGAACGTGTTATTAAAGAGTTTTCTTAA
- the secA gene encoding preprotein translocase subunit SecA: MITKLLTKVVGSRNDRTLRRLRKIVKEINNYEPAFEALSDEELKAKTVEFRQRLEQGENLDQLLPEAFATVREASKRVFGMRHFDVQLIGGMVLNSGQIAEMRTGEGKTLTATLPAYLNALPSKGVHIVTVNDYLAKRDAETNRPLFEFLGLTVGINVPNMSPPAKKEAYQADILYGTNNEFGFDYLRDNMAFRPEDRVQRERFFAVVDEVDSILIDEARTPLIISGPAEDSSELYTRINTLIPSLQLQDKEDSEEYRGDGHYTVDEKSKQVYLTETGQEFVEELLVKNGLMQEGDTLYSPANISLLHHVNAALRAHVLFEKNVDYIVTEEGEVVIVDEHTGRTMPGRRWSDGLHQAVEAKEGVKIQNENQTLASITFQNYFRLYEKLSGMTGTADTEAFEFQQIYGLETVVIPTNKPMIRNDMPDMVYRTEAEKFAAIIEDIKICVEKGQPVLVGTVSIEKSELLSNALKKAKIKHSVLNAKFHEKEAEIVAEAGKPGSVTIATNMAGRGTDIVLGGSWQMQVESLNNPTQEQIDAIKAEWRKVHDQVLEAGGLHIIGTERHESRRIDNQLRGRSGRQGDAGSSRFYLSMEDTLLRIFTSDRMASLIQSGMEEGEAIESKMLSRSIEKAQRKVEGRNFDIRKQLLEYDDVANDQRRVVYELRDELMSTDDISEMIEQNRADVMTSVIDQYIPPQSLDDMWDIAGLQDRLKHDFDLDLPIQSWLDEDDKLYEEALRERILENSVTVYKNKEEVVGASVMRNFEKSVMLQTLDTLWKEHLAAMDHLRQGIHLRGYAQKNPKQEYKRESFELFEELLESLKSDVIAILSKVRVQQQEEVERMEEQRRAQAEQAARMSQAQHANANGEESESQAERKVGRNEPCPCGSGKKYKQCHGKIA, translated from the coding sequence ATGATAACTAAGCTACTGACAAAAGTGGTCGGCAGTCGTAATGACAGAACACTTCGCCGCCTAAGAAAAATTGTAAAAGAAATTAATAATTATGAGCCTGCATTTGAAGCTCTGTCCGATGAAGAGCTAAAGGCTAAAACGGTAGAGTTTCGTCAACGTCTTGAGCAAGGTGAAAATCTAGACCAATTACTACCTGAGGCATTCGCTACTGTTCGTGAAGCTTCGAAGCGTGTATTTGGCATGCGTCATTTTGACGTTCAGCTAATCGGCGGTATGGTACTGAACTCTGGCCAAATTGCAGAGATGCGTACAGGTGAAGGTAAAACACTGACAGCAACGCTTCCAGCGTACCTGAATGCTTTGCCAAGCAAAGGTGTTCACATTGTTACAGTGAATGACTACCTAGCGAAGCGTGACGCAGAAACAAACCGCCCACTATTTGAATTTCTAGGTCTGACAGTTGGTATCAACGTACCTAACATGTCGCCACCTGCAAAGAAAGAAGCTTACCAAGCAGACATCTTATACGGAACAAACAACGAGTTTGGCTTCGACTACCTTCGTGACAACATGGCATTCCGCCCTGAAGACCGCGTGCAACGTGAACGTTTCTTTGCTGTTGTCGATGAGGTTGACTCAATTCTTATTGATGAAGCACGTACACCATTAATTATCTCAGGTCCGGCTGAAGACAGTTCTGAGCTCTATACTCGCATTAACACTCTTATTCCGTCTCTGCAGCTTCAAGATAAAGAAGACTCTGAGGAGTACCGCGGTGATGGTCACTACACTGTAGACGAGAAATCTAAGCAGGTTTACCTCACTGAAACTGGTCAGGAATTTGTTGAGGAGTTGCTGGTTAAGAATGGTTTAATGCAAGAGGGCGATACACTTTACTCTCCTGCGAATATCAGTCTGCTTCACCATGTGAACGCTGCGCTACGTGCTCACGTTCTGTTTGAGAAAAACGTCGACTACATTGTGACGGAAGAAGGTGAAGTCGTTATCGTTGATGAACACACAGGCCGTACTATGCCTGGTCGTCGTTGGTCTGATGGTTTGCATCAAGCAGTTGAAGCGAAAGAAGGCGTTAAGATCCAGAACGAAAACCAAACTCTGGCATCGATTACTTTCCAGAACTACTTCCGTTTATACGAAAAACTGTCAGGTATGACAGGTACAGCAGATACAGAAGCATTTGAATTCCAACAAATCTATGGTTTGGAAACAGTGGTTATTCCAACTAACAAGCCTATGATTCGTAACGATATGCCGGATATGGTGTACCGTACAGAAGCTGAAAAGTTTGCTGCTATCATCGAAGACATTAAAATTTGTGTTGAAAAAGGTCAGCCTGTACTGGTTGGTACGGTTTCGATAGAAAAATCTGAATTGCTGTCTAATGCACTGAAGAAAGCAAAGATCAAACACAGCGTACTGAACGCGAAGTTCCATGAGAAAGAAGCGGAAATCGTTGCTGAAGCGGGTAAACCAGGTTCAGTTACTATCGCGACTAACATGGCTGGTCGTGGTACGGATATCGTGCTTGGCGGTAGCTGGCAGATGCAAGTTGAATCGCTAAACAATCCAACTCAAGAGCAAATTGACGCAATTAAAGCGGAATGGCGTAAAGTTCACGATCAAGTTTTAGAAGCCGGTGGTTTACATATCATTGGTACTGAGCGTCACGAATCACGTCGTATCGATAACCAGCTACGTGGTCGTTCAGGTCGTCAGGGTGATGCGGGTTCTTCTCGTTTCTATCTGTCAATGGAAGACACACTGCTACGTATTTTCACTTCAGACCGTATGGCAAGCTTGATTCAAAGCGGTATGGAAGAAGGTGAAGCGATCGAATCTAAGATGCTTTCTCGCTCAATTGAAAAAGCTCAACGTAAAGTTGAAGGTCGTAACTTCGATATTCGTAAACAGCTTCTTGAATATGATGATGTTGCCAATGATCAGCGTCGCGTCGTTTACGAGCTTCGTGATGAGTTGATGAGCACGGACGATATTAGTGAAATGATCGAACAAAACCGTGCTGACGTTATGACATCAGTGATCGATCAATACATTCCACCACAATCACTTGATGACATGTGGGATATCGCCGGTCTACAAGATCGCTTGAAGCACGATTTCGATCTTGATCTGCCTATTCAGTCTTGGTTGGATGAAGACGACAAACTGTATGAAGAAGCACTTCGCGAACGTATTCTTGAAAACTCGGTAACGGTTTATAAGAACAAAGAAGAAGTGGTTGGCGCTTCAGTGATGCGTAACTTTGAGAAATCTGTAATGCTACAGACTCTTGATACACTGTGGAAAGAGCACCTTGCTGCTATGGACCACCTGCGTCAAGGTATTCACTTACGTGGCTATGCACAGAAGAACCCGAAACAAGAGTACAAGCGTGAATCGTTTGAGCTGTTCGAAGAGCTTCTAGAATCACTGAAGTCAGACGTGATCGCGATTCTTTCTAAAGTACGTGTTCAACAGCAAGAAGAAGTTGAGCGTATGGAGGAGCAACGCCGTGCTCAAGCAGAGCAAGCGGCTCGTATGAGTCAAGCTCAGCACGCCAATGCGAATGGTGAAGAGTCTGAATCTCAAGCTGAACGTAAAGTGGGTCGTAATGAACCTTGTCCTTGCGGTTCAGGCAAGAAGTATAAGCAGTGCCATGGCAAAATTGCCTAA
- a CDS encoding DUF721 domain-containing protein has product MRDHRPTSTDELIESSRLSKLQQHAKEIIQINQILKTLLPKGIEPHIRAANVRGGHLVLEAASASIKMKVDYERLNILNQLRNQGFGKLISIEIKINPAIYRTQKGSSKDQKEAIPRPPLSENAASSLLMVAQNANPKVKQRLENIAKLAKK; this is encoded by the coding sequence ATGCGAGATCATCGCCCCACATCTACAGACGAATTGATTGAGTCATCTCGGCTGAGTAAGTTACAACAGCACGCGAAAGAGATCATCCAGATCAACCAAATATTAAAAACGCTTTTGCCTAAAGGTATTGAACCACATATAAGAGCGGCAAACGTTCGTGGTGGACATTTAGTTTTGGAAGCCGCTAGTGCATCGATCAAAATGAAAGTGGACTATGAGCGGTTGAATATCCTCAACCAGCTGAGAAATCAGGGCTTTGGAAAACTGATCAGCATTGAAATAAAGATCAACCCAGCGATTTATCGCACCCAAAAAGGTTCAAGCAAGGATCAAAAAGAGGCAATTCCTCGCCCCCCACTTTCAGAAAATGCCGCTTCATCGTTGTTAATGGTTGCTCAAAATGCCAACCCTAAGGTTAAACAACGATTAGAGAACATCGCAAAACTCGCGAAAAAGTAA
- the lpxC gene encoding UDP-3-O-acyl-N-acetylglucosamine deacetylase, which yields MIRQRTLKEIVKTTGVGLHSGRKVTLTLRPAAANTGIIYRRTDVNPPVDFPADPESVRDTMLCTALVNDEGIRISTVEHLSAALAGMGIDNVIIEVDAPEIPIMDGSASPFVYLLQQAGIETQNAPKRFIRIKKPVRFEDGDKWAEMRPHNGFKMDFQIEFDHPAIDGDDQRLVFDFSTQGFIKEISRARTFGFMRDIEYLQSQNLCLGGSFDCAIVLDDYRILNEEGLRFANEFVTHKVLDAIGDLYMCGHAIVGEFSAYKSGHGLNNQLLRKVLADQEAWEWATFEEEVGSPVAFADPNVVLA from the coding sequence ATGATCAGACAACGTACTCTGAAAGAGATAGTGAAAACAACTGGTGTGGGTCTCCACTCTGGTCGTAAAGTCACGCTTACTCTTCGCCCAGCCGCTGCAAACACAGGTATTATTTACCGTCGTACTGACGTAAATCCACCAGTTGATTTTCCAGCTGACCCAGAATCTGTACGCGACACTATGCTGTGTACTGCATTAGTTAACGATGAAGGCATTCGTATCTCTACTGTAGAGCACTTAAGTGCAGCTCTTGCTGGTATGGGTATTGATAACGTCATTATCGAAGTGGATGCACCAGAAATTCCAATTATGGATGGTAGTGCGAGTCCGTTTGTATACCTTCTTCAACAAGCAGGTATCGAGACTCAAAACGCGCCTAAGCGATTCATCCGTATTAAAAAGCCAGTTCGTTTTGAAGATGGTGATAAGTGGGCTGAAATGCGTCCACATAACGGCTTCAAAATGGATTTCCAAATTGAGTTTGACCACCCAGCAATCGATGGTGACGATCAACGCTTAGTGTTTGATTTTTCAACTCAAGGCTTTATCAAAGAGATTTCTCGCGCTCGTACTTTCGGTTTCATGCGTGATATCGAGTACTTGCAATCGCAAAACCTATGTTTAGGTGGCAGCTTTGACTGTGCTATCGTTTTGGATGATTACCGCATTCTTAACGAAGAAGGCCTGCGTTTCGCTAACGAGTTTGTGACTCACAAAGTACTTGATGCAATTGGTGACTTGTACATGTGTGGTCATGCTATTGTTGGTGAGTTCAGTGCTTATAAATCAGGTCATGGTCTGAATAACCAATTACTACGTAAAGTATTGGCAGATCAAGAAGCTTGGGAGTGGGCGACTTTCGAAGAGGAAGTAGGTTCACCAGTAGCGTTTGCAGACCCAAACGTGGTTCTAGCGTAA
- the ftsZ gene encoding cell division protein FtsZ, with amino-acid sequence MFEPMMEMSDDAVIKVVGVGGGGGNAVEHMVRESIEGVEFISINTDAQALRKTSVSSVIQIGGDITKGLGAGANPQVGRDAALESRDRIKELLAGADMVFIAAGMGGGTGTGAAPVIAEVAKELGILTVAVVTKPFSFEGKKRLAFAEQGIEELSKHVDSLITIPNEKLLKVLGRGITLLEAFASANDVLKNAVQGIAELITRPGMINVDFADVRTVMSEMGHAMMGSGIAKGEDRAEEAAEMAISSPLLEDIDLAGARGVLVNITAGLDMRLDEFETVGNTVKAFASDNATVVIGTSLDPDMADEIRVTVVATGIGNERKPDITLVAGGKAKVAPVTQPQVAVAAKVEEKPAQPLHEKTEVKVQPSPTSNTSSSSSQGQNVAPKPEKESGYLDIPAFLRRQAD; translated from the coding sequence ATGTTTGAACCGATGATGGAAATGTCTGACGACGCGGTAATTAAAGTTGTTGGAGTTGGTGGCGGCGGCGGTAACGCTGTAGAACATATGGTGCGTGAGTCCATTGAAGGCGTGGAATTCATCAGTATCAACACGGATGCACAAGCACTTCGCAAAACCAGCGTAAGCAGCGTCATTCAAATCGGTGGTGATATCACTAAAGGTTTGGGCGCAGGTGCTAATCCTCAAGTGGGACGTGATGCAGCTCTAGAAAGCCGAGATCGAATTAAAGAATTACTAGCTGGTGCCGATATGGTGTTTATCGCAGCTGGTATGGGCGGCGGTACCGGTACTGGTGCTGCTCCTGTTATTGCTGAAGTGGCAAAAGAACTGGGCATCTTAACCGTTGCTGTAGTGACTAAACCATTTAGCTTTGAAGGTAAAAAACGTCTTGCGTTTGCTGAACAAGGAATTGAAGAGCTTTCTAAACATGTTGACTCTTTGATTACTATTCCAAATGAAAAACTGTTGAAAGTACTGGGTCGTGGTATCACTTTACTTGAAGCCTTTGCTAGCGCGAATGACGTACTTAAGAATGCAGTACAAGGGATTGCAGAGCTAATCACTCGCCCTGGCATGATTAACGTGGACTTTGCAGACGTACGCACCGTAATGTCTGAAATGGGTCACGCTATGATGGGTAGTGGTATTGCCAAAGGTGAAGACCGCGCTGAAGAAGCTGCTGAAATGGCAATTTCAAGTCCTCTACTTGAAGACATCGATCTTGCTGGTGCTCGCGGCGTATTGGTTAACATCACTGCTGGTCTGGATATGAGACTTGATGAGTTCGAAACGGTTGGTAACACTGTTAAAGCGTTTGCTTCTGACAATGCAACTGTCGTTATCGGTACATCGTTAGATCCAGATATGGCTGATGAAATTCGCGTAACGGTTGTAGCTACAGGTATTGGTAACGAAAGAAAACCAGATATTACTTTAGTTGCAGGCGGTAAAGCGAAAGTTGCACCAGTCACTCAACCACAAGTTGCGGTAGCAGCAAAAGTGGAAGAGAAACCGGCACAACCTTTGCATGAAAAGACAGAAGTGAAAGTACAGCCTTCACCGACGTCAAATACCTCTTCTTCTTCTAGCCAAGGGCAGAATGTTGCTCCGAAGCCAGAAAAAGAGAGTGGATATCTGGATATACCTGCGTTTTTACGTCGTCAGGCTGATTAA
- the ftsA gene encoding cell division protein FtsA, producing MSKTADDKLIVGLDIGTATVSALVGELLPDGQINIIGAGTSPSRGMDKGGVNDLESVVKSVQRAIDQAELMAECQISNVFLSISGRHITSRIEKGMGTISEGEVSQEDMDRAIHTAKSIKISEEQRILHVIPQEFTIDYQEGIKNPLGLSGVRMEVSVHLITCHSDMARNIIKAVERCGLKVEQLVYSGLAASNAVITEDERELGVCVIDIGAGTMDIAIWTGGALRHTEVFSYAGNAVTSDIAFAFGTPVNDAEEIKVKYGCALSELVSKDDTVNVPSVGGRPSRSLQRQTLSEVIEPRYTELMGLVNQTIDSVQENLRKEGIKHHLAAGVVLTGGASQIEGLVECAERVFRNQVRVGKPLEVSGLTDYVKEPYHSTAVGLLHYAKDSQINDDIEFQEPKRQSVSSVFGRLRNWIQKEF from the coding sequence ATGAGTAAAACAGCTGATGACAAATTAATTGTTGGTCTCGATATAGGCACAGCCACCGTTTCAGCCTTAGTTGGTGAATTACTTCCTGACGGTCAAATTAATATCATTGGCGCAGGTACCAGCCCTTCCAGAGGAATGGATAAAGGCGGCGTAAATGATCTAGAGTCGGTGGTTAAATCTGTTCAGCGTGCAATTGACCAAGCTGAATTGATGGCTGAGTGCCAAATTAGTAATGTGTTTCTATCGATCTCTGGTCGACATATTACAAGTAGAATTGAAAAAGGCATGGGAACTATTTCTGAGGGCGAAGTTTCTCAAGAGGATATGGATCGTGCTATTCATACCGCGAAGTCGATTAAAATTAGTGAGGAACAGCGTATTTTGCATGTAATTCCTCAAGAATTTACGATTGATTATCAGGAAGGTATAAAAAATCCGCTAGGATTATCGGGAGTACGCATGGAAGTCAGCGTGCACTTGATTACTTGCCATAGTGATATGGCAAGAAACATTATTAAAGCTGTTGAACGTTGCGGATTGAAAGTTGAGCAGTTAGTGTATTCAGGGTTAGCAGCAAGTAATGCTGTTATCACTGAAGACGAGCGAGAGCTTGGTGTGTGTGTTATTGACATTGGTGCTGGTACGATGGATATCGCTATTTGGACTGGTGGTGCGCTAAGACATACAGAAGTATTCTCGTACGCGGGCAATGCGGTTACAAGCGATATAGCGTTTGCTTTCGGCACCCCAGTTAACGACGCTGAAGAGATCAAAGTTAAGTACGGCTGTGCGTTAAGTGAGTTGGTGAGTAAGGATGATACGGTAAATGTACCAAGTGTTGGCGGAAGACCATCACGAAGTTTACAACGTCAAACCTTGTCGGAAGTGATTGAGCCTCGCTACACTGAGTTAATGGGCTTAGTTAACCAGACCATCGATAGTGTCCAAGAGAATTTGCGAAAAGAAGGCATTAAGCACCATTTAGCTGCAGGTGTTGTTCTAACTGGTGGTGCTTCGCAAATTGAAGGTTTAGTGGAATGTGCAGAGCGTGTATTCCGCAATCAAGTTAGGGTAGGTAAGCCTCTCGAAGTGAGTGGACTTACTGATTACGTTAAAGAGCCGTATCATTCTACGGCAGTTGGTTTACTTCATTACGCGAAAGACAGTCAAATTAATGACGACATTGAGTTTCAAGAGCCTAAGCGCCAATCAGTGTCTAGTGTATTTGGTCGTTTGCGTAATTGGATACAAAAAGAGTTTTAA
- a CDS encoding cell division protein FtsQ/DivIB has product MSRSPLVREHIVGASFLLMVLLLVGVLLYSTISWMWDEERLPLSKIVLQGDLQYVSAFDVQRAFGQLDHIGTFMSQDINELQSSAQSIPWVSHASIRKQWPDTIKVFLTEYQVKAIWNGNSLLDDKGIVFNGDIAQVNEEHVKLYGPDGSAPEVLNIWKEYSPKFQQIGLNISSLVLNERRAWQIILDNGIRLELGKESLEERINRFFLLYKQLGNDAERVSYIDLRYDTGAAVGWFPDQELAQESTDE; this is encoded by the coding sequence ATGTCCCGTTCACCATTAGTCAGAGAGCACATCGTAGGTGCCAGCTTTTTACTTATGGTGTTGTTGTTGGTTGGTGTTTTGTTGTATTCAACGATCAGTTGGATGTGGGATGAAGAGAGGCTGCCGCTCTCAAAGATAGTTTTGCAAGGTGACTTACAATACGTATCCGCGTTTGATGTTCAGCGTGCTTTTGGTCAACTTGATCATATTGGCACATTTATGTCGCAGGATATTAACGAGCTGCAATCCAGTGCTCAGTCAATTCCTTGGGTATCTCATGCTTCAATCCGCAAACAGTGGCCAGACACAATAAAAGTATTTTTAACTGAATATCAGGTTAAAGCTATTTGGAATGGTAATTCGTTGCTTGATGATAAAGGTATTGTCTTTAATGGCGATATTGCTCAAGTAAATGAAGAACATGTCAAACTATATGGACCAGATGGCAGTGCACCTGAAGTTTTAAATATTTGGAAAGAATACAGCCCTAAATTTCAGCAGATTGGTTTAAATATATCCTCTCTGGTATTAAACGAGCGTCGAGCTTGGCAAATTATTTTAGACAATGGAATTCGCTTAGAATTAGGAAAAGAGTCTTTAGAAGAGCGAATTAACCGTTTCTTTTTACTCTACAAGCAGCTAGGTAATGATGCTGAACGTGTGAGTTATATCGATCTCAGATACGATACCGGAGCGGCCGTTGGTTGGTTTCCTGATCAAGAATTAGCGCAAGAGAGCACAGATGAGTAA
- the murC gene encoding UDP-N-acetylmuramate--L-alanine ligase yields the protein MKIKHTQDLAQIRAMVPEMRRVKCIHFIGIGGAGMSGIAEVLLNEGYQITGSDIAANAVTERLESIGASVFIGHQASNIDQASVVVVSTAINEQNPEIQAAREKRIPIVRRAEMLAELMRFRHGIAVAGTHGKTTTTALVTQIYSEAGMDPTFVNGGLVKSAGTNARLGSSRVLIAEADESDASFLHLQPMATIVTNIEADHMDTYGGDFETLKQTFVDFLHNLPFYGQAILCIDDPVVRELIPRISRQVITYGFSEDADVRIENYRQQGQQGQFTVVREGKQNLDITLNIPGRHNALNASAAIAVATEDDISDEAILKALISTQGTGRRFDHLGEFETGNGVAMLVDDYGHHPTEVDVTIKAARSGWTDKRLVMIFQPHRYTRTRDLYDDFANVLEQVDVLIMLDVYSAGEKPIAGADGRSLCRTIRSRGKVDPIFVSDSKTLPAVLANVLQDGDLVLTQGAGDVGKVAKHLQSLQLNIEKMQKY from the coding sequence ATGAAGATCAAACATACTCAAGACTTAGCTCAAATCCGAGCAATGGTGCCTGAAATGCGCCGAGTTAAATGCATACACTTTATCGGCATAGGTGGTGCAGGTATGAGCGGTATAGCGGAAGTGTTACTGAATGAAGGTTATCAGATCACAGGCTCTGACATCGCGGCTAATGCGGTGACCGAACGTTTAGAAAGTATCGGTGCGTCTGTATTCATTGGTCATCAAGCGTCGAACATTGACCAAGCAAGTGTGGTGGTTGTATCAACGGCGATTAATGAGCAAAACCCAGAAATTCAAGCGGCTCGTGAAAAGCGTATTCCAATTGTACGTCGCGCTGAAATGTTAGCTGAGTTGATGCGTTTCCGTCATGGTATCGCAGTTGCGGGTACGCACGGCAAAACAACCACTACCGCTCTAGTGACTCAAATCTATTCAGAAGCAGGTATGGACCCGACTTTTGTTAACGGTGGTTTAGTGAAAAGCGCGGGCACAAACGCTCGTTTAGGCTCAAGCCGAGTACTGATTGCTGAAGCTGATGAGAGTGATGCATCATTTCTTCACTTGCAGCCAATGGCTACCATTGTGACCAACATTGAAGCTGACCATATGGATACTTATGGCGGTGACTTCGAAACGTTGAAGCAGACGTTCGTCGACTTCTTGCATAATCTGCCATTTTACGGTCAAGCCATTTTATGTATTGATGATCCAGTGGTTCGTGAACTGATTCCACGAATTAGCCGTCAGGTTATCACTTATGGTTTCTCTGAAGATGCGGATGTGCGTATTGAAAACTACCGTCAGCAAGGACAACAAGGCCAGTTCACGGTTGTTCGTGAAGGAAAACAGAATTTAGACATTACGCTGAACATTCCAGGCCGCCACAATGCTCTCAATGCTTCGGCTGCAATAGCAGTTGCGACGGAGGATGACATCAGTGATGAAGCCATTCTAAAAGCATTGATTAGTACACAAGGTACAGGTCGTCGCTTTGATCATTTAGGTGAATTCGAAACCGGTAATGGTGTTGCAATGCTGGTGGACGACTATGGTCACCATCCAACAGAAGTGGACGTTACCATCAAAGCTGCTCGTAGCGGCTGGACTGATAAGCGTCTGGTGATGATATTCCAGCCACACCGTTATACTCGTACTCGCGATCTCTATGATGATTTTGCTAATGTGCTAGAGCAGGTCGATGTACTGATTATGCTGGATGTTTATTCTGCAGGTGAAAAGCCAATTGCAGGTGCAGATGGTCGTTCACTTTGTCGAACCATTCGTAGTCGAGGAAAAGTTGACCCTATCTTCGTTTCAGATAGTAAGACTTTGCCTGCTGTGTTAGCCAATGTATTACAAGATGGTGACTTAGTTCTGACTCAAGGCGCTGGTGATGTGGGCAAAGTAGCCAAACACTTACAATCTTTACAATTGAATATTGAAAAGATGCAAAAATATTAA